Proteins encoded by one window of Salicibibacter halophilus:
- the mgtE gene encoding magnesium transporter, producing the protein MVKLNDETRAAYNRDLLELLQEGEDTAFRLKFLDLHPVDQMEVVQQMKEENRNRFYEIMSAKEIADIFEELNLEEQKDMVLEWENKDMSDIFNYMNADDVADFLGELEEKEREEILTGMDTEEAEDVKELLTYEEETAGSIMTKESIHLHETEKVGDVLNRLRNEAPDAEMIYYLYVVDESEKLAGVVSLRDLLVASLEEKVGNVMSRRVVSVHVNEDQEDVARLIQKYDFLAAPVVSANNQLLGIVTVDDVIDVLEEEATEDLAEFATTRGTTDVNLSAFTAAKRRAPWIILLMFLGMITAGIIGQFEETLEQVVLLSAFIPMLMGSAGNVGTQSLAVVVRSLALGNYEKKGLLWALIRELGTGLVIGFACALTLIILIPFLYGGDLLLAFIVGFSIFLSLGVAAVIGSVVPLIINRLKLDPAIASGPFITTFIDVVSITIYFSMATMLLQFL; encoded by the coding sequence ATGGTCAAGTTGAACGATGAAACGCGTGCCGCTTATAACCGGGATTTGTTGGAGTTGCTTCAAGAAGGCGAGGATACGGCTTTTCGCTTGAAGTTTCTCGACCTTCATCCCGTCGATCAAATGGAAGTTGTCCAACAAATGAAAGAAGAGAACCGCAATCGCTTTTATGAGATTATGTCGGCGAAAGAAATTGCGGATATTTTTGAAGAACTGAATCTGGAAGAGCAAAAGGATATGGTCCTTGAATGGGAAAATAAAGACATGAGCGATATCTTTAATTATATGAACGCGGATGATGTCGCTGATTTTCTCGGGGAACTGGAAGAAAAAGAACGCGAAGAGATTTTAACCGGCATGGATACGGAAGAGGCCGAAGACGTTAAAGAGTTGCTCACTTATGAAGAGGAAACGGCCGGCTCCATCATGACGAAAGAGTCCATTCATCTTCATGAAACGGAAAAAGTCGGCGACGTTTTAAACCGGTTGCGAAATGAAGCGCCGGATGCTGAAATGATTTATTACCTTTATGTCGTCGATGAAAGTGAAAAATTAGCCGGTGTCGTCTCCTTGCGCGATCTTTTGGTCGCCTCCTTGGAGGAAAAGGTCGGGAATGTCATGAGTCGCCGCGTGGTTTCCGTGCATGTCAATGAAGATCAGGAAGATGTGGCACGCTTAATCCAGAAATATGATTTTCTCGCGGCCCCGGTTGTTTCTGCAAACAACCAATTGCTGGGTATCGTGACCGTTGATGATGTCATTGATGTGCTTGAAGAAGAGGCCACCGAGGACCTTGCTGAATTTGCAACGACGCGGGGAACGACGGATGTGAATCTTTCGGCCTTTACCGCGGCAAAACGCCGTGCACCATGGATTATTTTGCTTATGTTTTTAGGAATGATTACCGCGGGCATTATCGGCCAGTTTGAAGAGACACTTGAACAAGTCGTTTTGCTTTCGGCTTTTATCCCGATGTTGATGGGTTCAGCCGGAAATGTGGGAACACAATCCCTGGCGGTCGTTGTCCGCAGCTTGGCACTTGGCAACTATGAAAAAAAGGGGCTTTTGTGGGCGTTAATCAGGGAGTTGGGCACGGGGCTGGTCATCGGCTTCGCGTGTGCACTTACGCTTATCATTTTAATTCCGTTTCTTTACGGCGGTGATCTGCTTTTAGCGTTTATTGTCGGGTTTTCAATTTTCCTTTCTTTGGGCGTCGCGGCAGTGATTGGTTCCGTCGTTCCTTTGATTATTAACCGGTTGAAACTCGATCCGGCCATCGCCTCGGGACCGTTCATCACAACCTTTATTGATGTCGTGTCGATAACGATTTATTTTTCCATGGCCACGATGTTGTTGCAGTTTTTATAA